In Phenylobacterium zucineum HLK1, one DNA window encodes the following:
- a CDS encoding DnaJ C-terminal domain-containing protein has protein sequence MARDPYQELGVSRAATADEIRKAFRKLAKANHPDTNPGNKEAEERFKRVSAAFDIIGDPEKRKKFDAGEIDAEGRETFRGFGGAGGAGGPWGPPPGGGFGGRGGGYRSETFEGVDLGDILGEMFGGGGRGGRGGGAGGGFGGFSQRGADVRAKLEIDLIDAIRGGKRRIAFSDGRTVDVTIPKGAQEGQTLRLRGQGAPGRSGPGDAFIELTIQPHPVFRREGEVLVMDLPVTLYDAVLGGKVEAPTPDGPVTLTIPKGSNTGAKLRLKGKGLTDAQGRRGDLFARLVVALPDAPDPALEMLAEDMRKSRPYTPRRRG, from the coding sequence TTGGCGCGCGACCCCTATCAGGAGCTGGGCGTCTCACGGGCGGCCACGGCGGACGAGATCCGGAAGGCGTTCCGGAAGCTCGCCAAGGCGAACCATCCCGACACCAATCCCGGGAACAAGGAGGCCGAGGAGCGCTTCAAGCGCGTCAGCGCGGCCTTCGACATCATCGGCGATCCCGAGAAGCGCAAGAAGTTCGACGCCGGCGAGATCGACGCCGAGGGCCGTGAGACCTTCCGCGGATTCGGCGGGGCCGGCGGCGCGGGCGGGCCATGGGGTCCACCGCCGGGCGGCGGCTTCGGCGGGCGCGGCGGCGGCTACCGGTCCGAGACCTTCGAGGGCGTCGACCTGGGCGACATCCTGGGCGAGATGTTCGGCGGCGGCGGCCGGGGCGGCCGCGGCGGCGGGGCCGGCGGCGGCTTCGGCGGCTTCTCCCAGCGCGGCGCCGACGTGCGCGCCAAGCTGGAGATCGACCTGATCGACGCCATCCGGGGCGGCAAGCGCCGGATCGCGTTCTCGGACGGGCGCACCGTCGACGTCACCATCCCCAAGGGCGCCCAGGAGGGCCAGACCCTGCGCCTGCGCGGCCAGGGCGCTCCGGGCCGCTCGGGACCGGGCGACGCCTTCATCGAGCTCACGATCCAGCCGCATCCGGTCTTCCGCCGCGAGGGCGAGGTGCTGGTCATGGACCTGCCGGTGACGCTCTACGACGCGGTGCTGGGCGGCAAGGTCGAGGCGCCGACGCCGGACGGTCCCGTCACGCTGACCATCCCCAAGGGCTCGAACACCGGGGCGAAGCTGCGGCTGAAGGGCAAGGGCCTGACGGACGCGCAGGGCCGCCGGGGCGACCTGTTCGCCCGGCTGGTGGTCGCCCTGCCGGACGCCCCCGATCCCGCGCTGGAGATGCTGGCCGAAGACATGCGCAAGTCGCGGCCCTATACGCCGCGACGACGCGGCTAA
- a CDS encoding DUF805 domain-containing protein — MASPQGLKSLFSFRGRASRREFWKVLAATIVLGWGLSLVAAAPGAQVVAIPFSFAVNLAQWAVIARRLHDLGRSGWWQIPATALGVAGAVRMMTMGPSGIEADPGLATAMMGAMALYFAFIVVVGATRGSDQPNRWGPPPAA, encoded by the coding sequence ATGGCGTCGCCGCAGGGCCTGAAGTCTTTATTCTCATTCCGCGGACGGGCGAGCCGCCGCGAGTTCTGGAAGGTGCTGGCCGCCACCATCGTGCTGGGATGGGGCCTGTCGCTGGTGGCGGCGGCGCCCGGCGCCCAGGTCGTCGCCATCCCGTTCAGCTTCGCCGTCAACCTCGCCCAGTGGGCGGTCATCGCCCGGCGGCTGCATGATCTCGGCCGATCCGGCTGGTGGCAGATCCCGGCGACCGCGCTGGGCGTCGCCGGCGCCGTGCGGATGATGACCATGGGACCTTCGGGCATCGAGGCCGATCCGGGCCTCGCCACCGCCATGATGGGCGCCATGGCGCTCTACTTCGCCTTCATCGTGGTGGTGGGCGCGACGCGCGGTTCGGACCAGCCCAACCGCTGGGGCCCGCCGCCGGCCGCCTGA
- a CDS encoding YcgN family cysteine cluster protein, producing MPRDPFWRRKTLEQMTVAEWESLCDGCGLCCLVRFEDEETGEVIPTRVHCKLFDPDVCRCSDYANRKAHVPDCIKLTPHNIEALEWMPKSCAYRRLHEGRDLADWHPLISGDPESVHRAGISVRGQTISEAALADLEDALDFAAWDLVIERGDD from the coding sequence ATGCCGCGTGACCCGTTCTGGCGCCGAAAGACCCTCGAGCAGATGACCGTCGCCGAGTGGGAGAGCCTGTGCGACGGCTGCGGGCTCTGCTGCCTGGTGCGCTTCGAGGACGAGGAGACCGGCGAGGTGATCCCGACGCGGGTCCACTGCAAGCTGTTCGACCCGGACGTCTGCCGCTGCAGCGACTACGCCAACCGCAAGGCCCATGTGCCCGACTGCATCAAGCTGACGCCGCACAACATCGAGGCGCTGGAGTGGATGCCGAAGAGCTGCGCCTACCGCCGCCTGCACGAGGGGCGGGACCTGGCCGACTGGCATCCGCTGATCAGCGGCGATCCCGAGAGCGTCCACCGCGCCGGGATCTCGGTCCGCGGCCAGACGATCAGCGAGGCGGCGCTGGCCGATCTCGAGGACGCCCTCGACTTCGCCGCCTGGGACCTCGTCATCGAGCGCGGCGACGACTGA